From the genome of Pseudomonas sihuiensis:
CCGAGCGCAGCTTCGGCCCGCATGGTGCCTTGGTGGGCGAGGTCGCGTTATGCGGGTAGCCCGGACGCCCCTACAGGCGAATCAGGCCTGGATATTCGACGCCGGGTTGATCACCCGACCGAGCCCCAGATTGCGCAGCGCCAGGTGCAGGGTGCTGTAGATCAGGTGTGGGTTGTCCATGGTCATCACCTGCCCCAGCAGTTCCTTGGCCTTGCTCTGGGTCACCTGACGCAGCAACCATTTCACCTTGGGCAGGTTGGTGGCGTTCATCGACAGCGAATCGAAGCCCATTGCCAACAACAGCACGGCAGCCGCCGGATCGCCGGCCATCTCACCGCAGATGCTCACCGGCTTGCCTTCGAGATGCGCGTCGTTGACCACTTTCTGCAAGGCCTGCAGCACCGCCGGGTGGAGGAAATCGTAGAGATCGGCCACACGCGGGTTGTTGCGGTCGACCGCCAGCAGGTATTGGGTCAGGTCGTTGGAGCCGACCGAGAGGAAATCCACCTGGCGCGCCAGTTCGCGGGTCTGATAAACGGCGGCCGGGATCTCGATCATCACACCGATAGGCGGCAGTGGCACATCGGTACCCTCGTCACGCACCTCACCCCAGGCGCGGTGGATCAGGTGCAATGCCTCTTCCAGCTCCTGCGTGCCGGAAATCATCGGCAACAGGATGCGCAGGTTGTTCAGACCCTCGCTGGCCTTGAGCATGGCGCGGGTCTGCACCAGGAAGATTTCCGGGTGATCGAGGGTCACGCGAATACCGCGCCAACCCAGGAAAGGGTTCTCTTCCTTGATCGGGAAGTAGGACAGCGACTTGTCGCCGCCGATATCCAGGGTGCGCATGGTCACCGGCAGCGGGTGGAAGGCCTGCAACTGCTCGCGATAGGTAGCGAGCTGTTCCTTCTCGCTGGGGAAGCGCTCGTTGATCATGAACGGCACTTCGGTACGGTACAGGCCGACGCCCTCGGCACCTCGCTGCTGGGCACGCGCAACATCGGCGAGCAGACCGGTGTTGACCCACAGCGGCATACGGTGACCGTCGAGGGTCTCGCAGGGCAGCGCGCGCAGAGCGTCGAGCCCTTCGGTGAGCTGGCGCTCCTCCTCGACCACATCGGCGTACTGCTTGCTCAGCAGCTCGCTGGGGTTGGTGAAGACTTCGCCATGATAGCCATCGACGATCAGCTTGATGCCGTCGATCTTCGAGTACGGCAGGTCGACCACACCCATGACCGTGGGAATGCCCATGGCGCGGGCGAAAATCGCCACGTGGGAGTTGCCCGAGCCGGTCACCGAGATCAGACCGACCAGCTTGCCTTCCGGCACCTCGCCGAGCATCGCCGGCGACAGCTCCTCGCTGACCAGGATGGTGTTATCCGGATAGACCAGCGTGGTCTTGCGTTCTTCCTGCAGGTAGGCGAGCAGACGCCGGCCGAGGTCGCGCACATCGGAGGCGCGCTCGCGCAGGTAAGCGTCATCCATCAGCTCGAAACGATTGACGTGGTCGAGCACCACCTGGCGCAAGGCGCCTTGCGCCCACTGGCCGGTACGAATGACCTTGCGCACCTCGTTACCCAGTGCGGCGTCCTCGAGCATCATCAGGTAGACGTCGAACAGCGCGCGCTCTTCCTTGCGTAGCTGAGTGGCGAGTTTCTCGGACAGCTCCTGCATGTCCTCGCGCACCCAGCCGAGCGCCTTGTCGAACAGCTCCAGCTCGGCCGCGATGTCATCGACGCTGCGGTCTGGAACCACATTCAGATCAGCCGGGGGCAGCACCACGACAGCAGTACCGACCGCTGCCCCCGGCGCACCCGGCACGCCGACGAACTTGGCCTCCTGCACGCCCTTGCCCTGGCGCCCCAGGCCGCGAATCGAGCCGGTCGCCTCGGCATGGGCGATAACGCCGGCGAGCTGCGCGCTCATGGTGACCAGGAAGGCTTCCTCGCCTTCGTCGAACTGGCGGCGCTCCTTCTGCTGCACGACCAGCACGCCCATCACCCGCCGATGGTGGATGATCGGTGCACCGAGGAAGGAGGCATAACGCTCCTCGCCGGTTTCGGCGAAGTAGCGGTAACGGGGATGGCTGGCAGCGTCTTCGAGGTTCAGTGGTTCTTCACGGCTACCGACCAGGCCGACCAGACCTTCGCTGGGGGCCATGCTGACCTTGCCGATGGAGCGCTTGTTGAGGCCGTCGGTGGCCATCAGCACGAAACGATTGGTTTCCGGGTCGAGCAGGTAGACCGAGCAGACCTGGCTGCCCATCGCTTCCTTGACCCGCTGCACGATGATCGACAGCGCCGCCTTGAGATCCTTGGCGGCGTTTACTTCCTGGACGATCTTGCGCAGCGTATTGAGCATGCTCGATTGGGGTCCGTATCAGTCGCGCACTATCAGGCGCGGGGCAAGTTCCTTGAGCGCGCGTCGGTAGACCTCGCGCTTGAATGTGACCACCTGGCCCAGCGGGTACCAGTAGCTGACCCAGCGCCAGCCATCGAACTCGGGCTTGCCGGTCAGGTCCATGCGTACGCGGTCTTCAGCCCCCGTCAGACGCAGCAGAAACCACTTCTGCTTCTGCCCGATGCACAGCGGCTGGCTGTGCGTACGCACCAGACGCTGCGGCAAACGATAACGCAACCAGCCGCGGGTGCAGGCGAGGATCTTCACATCCTGCTCTTCGAGGCCGACCTCTTCATTCAGTTCACGGTAAAGCGCCTCTTCCGGCGATTCACGATCATTGATGCCACCCTGAGGAAACTGCCACGCATCCTGGTTGATACGCCTGGCCCAGAGCACCTGGCCGATATCATTGGTCAGGATGATGCCGACATTCGGGCGGAAACCATCAGAATCGATCACGGCAAGCAACCTCGTACACGCAAGTTCCGGCATTGTTCCACAAAGCCGGCGACAGCAGCAACGCGGGTTTAGGCGCTGTTTGAAAGCCCCGGCAAAGCGGCTATTCTGGCGCGCCCTCCCTTTCTACAGAACAGGTAACGAACCGTGCGCTTGGCCCTTTTCGATCTCGACAACACCCTGCTGGCTGGCGACAGCGATCACAGCTGGGGCGAATTCGTCTGCCAGCGCGGCCTGGTCGACGCGGCCGAGTACCTGGCGCGCAACGATGCCTTCTATGCCGATTACTGCGCCGGCAAGCTGGACGTGGTGGCTTATCAGAATTTCAGCCAGGCCATTCTCGGCCGCCACGACATGGCACAACTGGCGCAGTGGCACCGCGAGTTCATGGCCGAGGTGATCGAGCCGATCATCCTGGCCAAGGGCGAGGCACTGCTGGCCGAGCACCGCGCTGCGGGCGACAAGCTGGTGATCATCACCGCCACCAACCGCTTCGTCACCGCGCCCATCGCCGAGCGCCTGGGCGTGGAGACCTTGATCGCCACCGAATGCGGCATGCAGGATGGCCGCTATACCGGGCAGATCACCGGCACGCCGTGCTACCAGGGCGGCAAAGTGACCCGCTTGAACGAATGGCTGGCAGAAACGGGGCACAACCTCGATGGCGCCTACTTCTACAGCGACTCGCGCAATGACCTGCCGCTGCTTGAGGCCGTGGCCAACCCGGTGGCGGTCGACCCGGACGAGGTGCTGCGCGCCACCGCCATCGAGCGCGGCTGGCCGGTGATTTCGCTGCGCTGAGTGTGCGATGTCACCAGGGTGGCGTAGGAGCGGCTTCAGCCGCGAAATATTTCATAGTGGCAATCGCGGCTGAAGCGGAATGCCGCCCAGCCGCTCCTACAGGCGAAAAGCAGGCGCAGCCGGTAAAACGTAGGGCGGTCTCGCGAGCGAAGCGAGCAGCCCGCCGATCTGCTTAGACCGGCTTGGCCCCCATCAACGCCATGATGACGATCAAGAGCAGCAGAATTAGCCCCGCATAGATCAGGCACAGACGCTTGAGCGATGTCGGCGCCGGTGTATCACCCAGCGCACGCCAGACCGCCAGGCGACCGGCCAGCAACAAACCGAGCAGCATCATCAGCGCATAGAGAATGCTGCCCAGCAGCAGCCAGGTCTGTCCCAGCGGCCAGCCGGCGGTGTCCACCAGCCAGTAGCCGGTAACCGGCAGGCTCAGCGCCAGCACGGCGAATGCCGGGAAGCTGAACAGCAGGGTCACGCGCAGCTTGCGCGCCAGCACCGTCGCATCGCCACCGCGCTGCGCCTTGAACAGCATGACGCCATGGGCGATCAGGCCGAGCAGCAGCAACACGCCCGGGGCGCTGTGGAGAATACGGACCAGCAGATAGTGTTCCATCAGGGGCTTCCTTGATTATCAGGCGATTACGCAGGGCGGCTTACACCCGCCCTACGGTTCGAAGGTCGTGTTCAGCCCAGAAACAGGCGATAAGCCGGGTTGTCGCTTTCATCCCAATACGGATAACCGATGGCATCCAGCGCCGTCGGCACCAGATGGCGTTCATCTTCAGGCACCTGCAGCGCCGCCAGTACGCGGCCATCAGCAGCACCGTGATTGCGGTAGTGGAACATCGAGATGTTCCAGCGCCCGCCCAGTTTCTGCAGGAAATTGAACAGGGCGCCCGGCCGCTCGGGGAATTCGAAGCGCAGCACCATCTCGTTACCGACACCAGCGGCATGACCACCGACCATATGGCGGATATGCAATTTGGCCAGTTCGTTATCGGTCAGGTCCAACACCGGGAAGCCCTGCGCACGCAGGCCCTCGACCAACGCCTGGCGTGGATCGTTCTCCGGATGGGTCTGCACGCCGACGAAGATGTGCGCCTCGCGGTCAGTGTGATAGCGATAGTTGAACTCGGTGATCTGGCGCTTGCCCACTGCCTCGCAGAAGGCCTTGAAGCTGCCCGGCTGCTCGGGGATGGTCACGGCGATGATCGCCTCGCGCTTCTCGCCCAGCTCGGCGCGCTCGGCAACGTGGCGCAGGCGGTCGAAGTTGACGTTGGCGCCGGAGTCGATACCCACCAGCACTTCGCCGTTGGCACCCTGACGCTCGACGTACTTCTTGATCCCGGCCACGGCCAGCGCGCCGGCCGGCTCGGTGATCGAGCGGGTATCGTCGTAGATGTCCTTTATAGCCGCGCAGATTTCGTCGGTGCTGACGGTGATCACCTCGTCGACATACTGTTTGCAGATATCGAAGGTGTGCTGGCCGATCTGCGCCACCGCCACGCCGTCGGCGAACAGCCCGACCGTCGGTAGCACCACGCGCTCGCCAGCCTCCATCGCCTGCTGCAGGCAGTTGGAGTCGTCCGGCTCGACGCCGATCACCTTGATTTCCGGGCGCAGGTACTTCACATAGGCCGCGATGCCGGCGATCAGGCCGCCGCCACCGACCGGCACGAAGATGGCATCGATATGCCCCTGGTGCTGGCGCAGCACTTCCATGGCCACGGTGCCCTGGCCGGCGATCACCA
Proteins encoded in this window:
- the ptsP gene encoding phosphoenolpyruvate--protein phosphotransferase, with product MLNTLRKIVQEVNAAKDLKAALSIIVQRVKEAMGSQVCSVYLLDPETNRFVLMATDGLNKRSIGKVSMAPSEGLVGLVGSREEPLNLEDAASHPRYRYFAETGEERYASFLGAPIIHHRRVMGVLVVQQKERRQFDEGEEAFLVTMSAQLAGVIAHAEATGSIRGLGRQGKGVQEAKFVGVPGAPGAAVGTAVVVLPPADLNVVPDRSVDDIAAELELFDKALGWVREDMQELSEKLATQLRKEERALFDVYLMMLEDAALGNEVRKVIRTGQWAQGALRQVVLDHVNRFELMDDAYLRERASDVRDLGRRLLAYLQEERKTTLVYPDNTILVSEELSPAMLGEVPEGKLVGLISVTGSGNSHVAIFARAMGIPTVMGVVDLPYSKIDGIKLIVDGYHGEVFTNPSELLSKQYADVVEEERQLTEGLDALRALPCETLDGHRMPLWVNTGLLADVARAQQRGAEGVGLYRTEVPFMINERFPSEKEQLATYREQLQAFHPLPVTMRTLDIGGDKSLSYFPIKEENPFLGWRGIRVTLDHPEIFLVQTRAMLKASEGLNNLRILLPMISGTQELEEALHLIHRAWGEVRDEGTDVPLPPIGVMIEIPAAVYQTRELARQVDFLSVGSNDLTQYLLAVDRNNPRVADLYDFLHPAVLQALQKVVNDAHLEGKPVSICGEMAGDPAAAVLLLAMGFDSLSMNATNLPKVKWLLRQVTQSKAKELLGQVMTMDNPHLIYSTLHLALRNLGLGRVINPASNIQA
- a CDS encoding RNA pyrophosphohydrolase encodes the protein MIDSDGFRPNVGIILTNDIGQVLWARRINQDAWQFPQGGINDRESPEEALYRELNEEVGLEEQDVKILACTRGWLRYRLPQRLVRTHSQPLCIGQKQKWFLLRLTGAEDRVRMDLTGKPEFDGWRWVSYWYPLGQVVTFKREVYRRALKELAPRLIVRD
- a CDS encoding histidinol-phosphatase — its product is MRLALFDLDNTLLAGDSDHSWGEFVCQRGLVDAAEYLARNDAFYADYCAGKLDVVAYQNFSQAILGRHDMAQLAQWHREFMAEVIEPIILAKGEALLAEHRAAGDKLVIITATNRFVTAPIAERLGVETLIATECGMQDGRYTGQITGTPCYQGGKVTRLNEWLAETGHNLDGAYFYSDSRNDLPLLEAVANPVAVDPDEVLRATAIERGWPVISLR
- a CDS encoding DUF2269 family protein, with protein sequence MEHYLLVRILHSAPGVLLLLGLIAHGVMLFKAQRGGDATVLARKLRVTLLFSFPAFAVLALSLPVTGYWLVDTAGWPLGQTWLLLGSILYALMMLLGLLLAGRLAVWRALGDTPAPTSLKRLCLIYAGLILLLLIVIMALMGAKPV
- the ilvA gene encoding threonine ammonia-lyase, biosynthetic, which encodes MLEQYVKKILTSRVYDVAVETPLQPARQLSERLGSQILLKREDLQPVYSFKIRGAYNKLAQLSAEELARGVVTASAGNHAQGLALAAKHLGVKATIVMPRTTPELKVQGVRSRGGKVVLHGDAFPEALAHSLKLVEEKGYTYIHPYDDPLVIAGQGTVAMEVLRQHQGHIDAIFVPVGGGGLIAGIAAYVKYLRPEIKVIGVEPDDSNCLQQAMEAGERVVLPTVGLFADGVAVAQIGQHTFDICKQYVDEVITVSTDEICAAIKDIYDDTRSITEPAGALAVAGIKKYVERQGANGEVLVGIDSGANVNFDRLRHVAERAELGEKREAIIAVTIPEQPGSFKAFCEAVGKRQITEFNYRYHTDREAHIFVGVQTHPENDPRQALVEGLRAQGFPVLDLTDNELAKLHIRHMVGGHAAGVGNEMVLRFEFPERPGALFNFLQKLGGRWNISMFHYRNHGAADGRVLAALQVPEDERHLVPTALDAIGYPYWDESDNPAYRLFLG